The following proteins come from a genomic window of Streptomyces liliiviolaceus:
- a CDS encoding bifunctional polysaccharide deacetylase/glycosyltransferase family 2 protein produces the protein MLILVLPAMFAALLFEGWTDHEVDAADTRSACTSPVPDAVARGGPVIGINQNGVQSASMPARTVALTFDGGPDPVWTPRLLDLLKKHRARATFFLLGSQAARHPDLVRRIRAEGHEIGSNTYTGAVLGETSSLRFSAELDLTQSVLAGTAALRTNLLRMPRTTSPDTLCGREWAAARRATAQGYVLVAADRASRRPAQGMVRQFSQTATAYRETEKLLRDPGVDRFTTVSAGARLTPYAQVSAVERWSGTALIRTAWLGRAFSQAMTWTLGAAGALGVLRLILLVHFARAHVRRLERSRPGAPWLREVTEPVTVLVPAYNEEAGIEATLRSLLASDYPRLQIVVIDDGSTDRTAELAEGVGDARVLVIRKANGGKAAALNTGLEYASHDILVMVDADTVFEPDAVHHLVQPLAHPAVGAVSGNTKVGNRRGLLAKWQHLEYCFGFNLDRRMFEVLECMTTVPGAIGAFRRDALTGVGGVSDDTLAEDTDLTMALWRAGWRVLYEESAVAWTEVPTSLRQLWRQRYRWCFGTIQAMWKHRGAVLETGVAGRFGRRGLTYLAIFQVALPLLAPVIDVFALYGVLFLDPLASATVWFAFMGVQLLCAGYALRLDGERVRTLWWMPFQLVVYRQLMYLVVIQSVVAVLLGSRLRWQIMKRSGTAAEQIGDPAPYKSVPMR, from the coding sequence TTGCTGATACTCGTCCTGCCCGCGATGTTCGCCGCCCTCCTCTTCGAGGGCTGGACCGACCACGAGGTCGACGCCGCCGACACCCGGTCCGCCTGCACCTCGCCCGTACCCGACGCCGTCGCCCGCGGCGGCCCGGTCATCGGCATCAACCAGAACGGCGTCCAGAGTGCCTCGATGCCCGCCCGCACCGTCGCGCTCACCTTCGACGGCGGCCCCGACCCCGTCTGGACCCCGCGCCTGCTCGACCTGCTGAAGAAGCACAGGGCCCGCGCCACCTTCTTCCTCCTGGGGTCTCAGGCGGCCCGCCACCCGGACCTCGTACGGCGGATCCGCGCCGAGGGCCACGAGATCGGCTCCAACACCTACACCGGAGCCGTCCTCGGGGAGACATCATCCCTTCGCTTCTCCGCCGAACTCGACCTGACGCAGAGCGTGTTGGCGGGCACGGCAGCCCTGCGCACCAACCTGCTGCGGATGCCGCGGACCACCTCGCCCGACACCCTGTGCGGCCGTGAATGGGCGGCGGCCCGGCGCGCCACCGCCCAGGGCTATGTGCTGGTCGCCGCCGACAGGGCGTCCCGCAGGCCCGCCCAGGGCATGGTCCGCCAGTTCAGCCAGACGGCGACCGCGTACCGGGAGACCGAGAAGCTGCTCCGCGACCCCGGGGTCGACCGCTTCACCACCGTCTCGGCCGGGGCCCGACTCACGCCGTACGCACAGGTGTCGGCCGTCGAGCGCTGGAGCGGTACGGCCCTGATCCGGACCGCCTGGCTGGGACGCGCGTTCTCGCAGGCGATGACCTGGACACTCGGTGCGGCCGGGGCGCTCGGCGTGCTGCGGCTGATCCTGCTCGTCCACTTCGCCCGCGCCCATGTCCGCCGGCTCGAACGCTCCCGGCCCGGCGCGCCCTGGCTGCGGGAGGTGACGGAACCGGTCACCGTGCTCGTCCCCGCCTACAACGAGGAGGCCGGCATCGAGGCCACCCTCCGCTCCCTGCTCGCCTCCGACTACCCCCGGCTGCAGATCGTCGTGATCGACGACGGCTCGACGGACCGTACGGCCGAACTCGCCGAAGGTGTCGGGGACGCGCGGGTCCTGGTGATCCGCAAGGCCAACGGGGGCAAGGCCGCCGCCCTCAACACCGGCCTGGAGTACGCCAGTCACGACATCCTCGTCATGGTCGACGCCGACACCGTCTTCGAACCGGACGCCGTCCACCACCTCGTCCAGCCGCTCGCGCACCCGGCCGTCGGCGCGGTCAGCGGCAACACCAAGGTCGGCAACCGGCGGGGGCTGCTCGCCAAGTGGCAGCACCTGGAGTACTGCTTCGGCTTCAACCTCGACCGCCGGATGTTCGAGGTGCTGGAGTGCATGACCACCGTGCCCGGCGCCATCGGGGCCTTCCGCCGGGACGCGCTGACGGGAGTCGGCGGGGTCAGCGACGACACCCTCGCCGAGGACACCGACCTCACGATGGCCCTGTGGCGGGCCGGCTGGCGCGTCCTCTACGAGGAGTCCGCCGTCGCCTGGACCGAAGTGCCCACCTCACTGCGGCAGTTGTGGCGCCAGCGCTACCGCTGGTGCTTCGGCACGATCCAGGCCATGTGGAAGCACCGCGGCGCCGTCCTGGAGACGGGCGTGGCCGGGCGCTTCGGCCGGCGCGGACTCACCTACCTCGCGATCTTCCAGGTCGCGCTCCCGCTCCTCGCACCGGTCATCGACGTGTTCGCCCTGTACGGCGTGCTGTTCCTCGACCCGCTCGCCTCGGCCACGGTGTGGTTCGCCTTCATGGGCGTCCAACTGCTGTGCGCCGGTTACGCGTTGCGGCTCGACGGGGAGCGTGTACGGACCCTGTGGTGGATGCCTTTCCAACTCGTCGTCTACCGGCAGCTGATGTACCTCGTCGTCATCCAGTCCGTGGTCGCGGTGCTCCTCGGCAGCCGGCTGCGATGGCAGATCATGAAGCGTTCCGGCACCGCCGCTGAACAGATCGGCGACCCCGCGCCGTATAAGAGCGTGCCCATGCGATGA
- a CDS encoding DUF1684 domain-containing protein, with protein MSQSTASPASVDPGEEWQAWRAERHRSLTSPTGNLALVETRWLPAGEEPDADAVRAGQPDSVTVTTLRRTDLVTGEPEHGLRLWDARSPAIRHFDGVSAFPYDPAWVLEATYTPVPGARRVAFEHLRDNGGTRELVVPGDITLTVDGREYTLSAFDDDGTLLLVFGDPTNGDTTYGAGRFLFVRRTEDDNRVILDFNRAFVPPCGFSDQYNCPMPPRQNRFHPAVEAGEKLPLFRDGFPAQH; from the coding sequence GTGTCCCAGTCCACCGCCTCCCCGGCCTCCGTCGACCCCGGGGAGGAGTGGCAGGCCTGGCGTGCCGAGCGCCACCGCTCGCTCACCTCGCCGACCGGGAACCTCGCCCTCGTCGAGACCCGCTGGCTGCCCGCGGGCGAGGAGCCCGACGCCGACGCGGTCCGCGCCGGGCAGCCCGACAGCGTGACGGTCACCACGCTCCGGCGCACCGACCTCGTCACCGGCGAACCCGAGCACGGCCTGCGCCTGTGGGACGCGCGGTCGCCCGCCATCCGGCACTTCGACGGCGTCAGCGCCTTCCCGTACGACCCGGCGTGGGTCCTGGAAGCGACGTACACCCCCGTGCCCGGCGCCCGGCGCGTCGCGTTCGAGCATCTGCGGGACAACGGCGGCACCCGTGAGCTGGTCGTCCCGGGCGACATCACGCTCACCGTCGACGGCCGCGAGTACACCCTCAGCGCCTTCGACGACGACGGCACGCTGCTCCTCGTCTTCGGCGACCCGACCAACGGGGACACCACCTACGGCGCCGGCCGTTTCCTGTTCGTACGGCGTACCGAGGACGACAACCGGGTGATCCTCGACTTCAACCGGGCCTTCGTGCCGCCCTGCGGGTTCTCCGATCAGTACAACTGTCCGATGCCGCCGCGACAGAACCGCTTCCACCCGGCCGTCGAGGCCGGCGAGAAGCTTCCCCTCTTCCGCGACGGCTTCCCGGCTCAGCACTGA
- a CDS encoding ABC transporter substrate-binding protein: MSKNRTTRASLYGTATVATLALGLTACGGGSGGGSASSGTWDKSATVNIGSLYEPQNLDNTAGGGQGVTEALNGNVYEGLFKLTDDGKVEKLLAQNHEVSKDGLTYTFTLRDGVKFHSGKELTSADVKYSLEKVIADDSQSARKSNLEIVKDIATPDAKTVKVTLSKKSISFVYNLSYVWIINSEAKDLKTTEDGTGPYKLAKWTRGSALSLDRFAGYWGDAAANKKVVFHYYKDASALNNALLTNAVDVVTSEQSPDALEQFKSNKNYKVNDGDSTTKLLLAFNDKAKPFTDVKVRQAVSAAIDDKKLLESVWGGYGKLIGSMVPPTDPWYEDLTDVNAYDVTKAKKLLSEAGYAKGFSFTLDTPNYDPHPTAATFIKSQLAKVGITVKINTITPDEWYTKVYKNRDFTATLQEHVNDRDLVWYGNPDFYWGYDDKQVTQWVEQAEEASTTEEQTELLKKVNRKTAEDAASDWLYLYPQIVVASSKLSGYPVNGLNSQFYAYDIKKKG, encoded by the coding sequence ATGAGCAAGAACCGCACGACCAGAGCGTCCCTCTACGGCACCGCCACCGTGGCCACCCTCGCCCTCGGCCTCACCGCCTGCGGCGGCGGCTCGGGCGGCGGCAGCGCCTCGTCCGGCACCTGGGACAAGAGCGCCACCGTGAACATCGGCTCGCTCTACGAGCCGCAGAACCTCGACAACACCGCGGGCGGCGGCCAGGGCGTCACCGAGGCCCTGAACGGCAACGTCTACGAGGGTCTGTTCAAGCTCACGGACGACGGCAAGGTCGAGAAGCTCCTCGCGCAGAACCACGAGGTCAGCAAGGACGGCCTGACCTACACCTTCACCCTGCGCGACGGTGTGAAGTTCCACAGCGGCAAGGAACTGACCAGCGCGGACGTCAAGTACAGCCTGGAGAAGGTGATCGCGGACGACTCGCAGTCCGCCCGCAAGAGCAACCTCGAAATCGTCAAGGACATCGCCACCCCCGACGCGAAGACCGTCAAGGTCACCCTGTCGAAGAAGTCGATCTCCTTCGTCTACAACCTCTCCTACGTCTGGATCATCAACTCCGAGGCCAAGGACCTCAAGACGACCGAGGACGGCACCGGCCCGTACAAGCTCGCCAAGTGGACCCGCGGCTCCGCGCTGAGCCTCGACCGCTTCGCCGGCTACTGGGGCGACGCCGCCGCCAACAAGAAGGTCGTCTTCCACTACTACAAGGACGCCTCCGCGCTGAACAACGCGCTGCTGACCAACGCCGTCGACGTGGTCACCAGCGAGCAGTCGCCCGACGCCCTGGAGCAGTTCAAGAGCAACAAGAACTACAAGGTCAACGACGGCGACTCCACCACCAAGCTGCTCCTCGCCTTCAACGACAAGGCCAAGCCGTTCACGGACGTCAAGGTCCGCCAGGCCGTCTCCGCCGCCATCGACGACAAGAAGCTCCTCGAATCCGTGTGGGGCGGCTACGGCAAGCTCATCGGCTCGATGGTGCCGCCGACCGACCCCTGGTACGAGGACCTCACCGACGTCAACGCCTACGACGTCACCAAGGCGAAGAAGCTGCTCTCGGAGGCCGGCTACGCCAAGGGCTTCTCCTTCACCCTCGACACGCCGAACTACGACCCGCACCCCACGGCCGCGACCTTCATCAAGTCGCAGCTCGCCAAGGTCGGCATCACCGTCAAGATCAACACGATCACGCCGGACGAGTGGTACACGAAGGTCTACAAGAACCGCGACTTCACCGCCACGCTCCAGGAACACGTCAACGACCGCGACCTGGTCTGGTACGGCAACCCCGACTTCTACTGGGGCTACGACGACAAGCAGGTCACCCAGTGGGTCGAGCAGGCCGAGGAGGCCTCCACGACCGAGGAGCAGACCGAGCTGCTGAAGAAGGTCAACCGGAAGACGGCCGAGGACGCGGCCAGCGACTGGCTCTACCTCTACCCGCAGATCGTCGTCGCCAGCAGCAAGCTCTCCGGCTACCCGGTCAACGGCCTGAACTCGCAGTTCTACGCCTACGACATCAAGAAGAAGGGCTGA
- a CDS encoding ABC transporter permease, whose amino-acid sequence MGRYLLRRLAFLLVSLALASVVLFVLLRLLPGDPANALTSVGASPEQIAAARHSIGSDRPLPEQFTHWLGQLTSGDLGTSFVSSLPVGPEVSARLNVTVPLTLAAFVLAVVIAVPVGFVAAYKRHTWYGAVLSGISQLGIAVPVFWLGMILIAVFALNAGWLPSGGFPQDGWDAPAEAVRSLVLPVVTIALVMGASLIRYVRSATLDVLGSDYLRTARALGASFPRAMWRHGLRNASVPVISILGIELASTLLGAVVVESVYALPGLGSLLATGIAQHDYPVVQGVLFVSTLAVLLIGFAADLVQRIIDPRLRGRLSGGAR is encoded by the coding sequence ATGGGGCGCTATCTCCTGCGCCGCCTCGCGTTCCTCCTGGTGTCGCTGGCCCTGGCGAGCGTGGTGCTCTTCGTACTGCTGCGCCTGCTCCCCGGCGACCCGGCCAACGCGCTCACCTCGGTGGGCGCGAGCCCGGAACAGATCGCCGCGGCCCGCCACTCCATCGGCTCCGACCGTCCGCTGCCCGAACAGTTCACCCACTGGCTCGGGCAGCTGACGAGCGGCGACCTCGGCACGTCCTTCGTCAGCTCGCTGCCGGTCGGCCCCGAGGTCAGCGCCCGGCTGAACGTCACCGTCCCGCTGACCCTGGCCGCGTTCGTGCTGGCCGTCGTCATCGCCGTACCGGTCGGCTTCGTGGCCGCGTACAAGCGCCACACCTGGTACGGGGCGGTGCTCAGCGGGATCTCCCAGCTGGGCATCGCCGTGCCGGTGTTCTGGCTCGGCATGATCCTCATCGCCGTGTTCGCGCTGAACGCGGGCTGGCTCCCGTCGGGCGGCTTCCCGCAGGACGGCTGGGACGCGCCCGCCGAAGCCGTCCGCTCCCTGGTCCTGCCGGTGGTCACCATCGCGCTCGTGATGGGCGCCTCCCTGATCCGGTACGTCCGCTCCGCCACCCTCGACGTCCTCGGCAGCGACTATCTGCGGACCGCCCGGGCCCTCGGCGCGTCCTTCCCGCGGGCCATGTGGCGGCACGGGCTGCGCAACGCCTCCGTCCCCGTGATCTCCATCCTCGGCATCGAACTCGCCTCGACGCTGCTCGGCGCGGTCGTCGTGGAGTCGGTGTATGCGCTGCCGGGCCTCGGTTCGCTGCTCGCCACCGGGATCGCCCAGCACGACTACCCGGTCGTCCAGGGTGTCCTGTTCGTCTCGACCCTCGCCGTGCTCCTGATCGGCTTCGCCGCCGACCTGGTCCAGCGGATCATCGATCCGCGGCTGCGCGGACGGCTCTCCGGAGGTGCCCGATGA
- a CDS encoding ABC transporter permease produces MTLPAAPLKETEPAESATPVSRRRRSATLFAGCSLTALIVLLALVSLVWLPYDTDDTSGGRLAGPGDGHLLGTDKLGRDLLTQLMTGARIAVQAGLGSVAIAALVGVTLGVLAAFAQGWLDDTLAAFLDILIAFPTLLLAMLVVAARSATLGSAILAIGLAQSAVVARLVRILVKRVLARDYITAARTSGTSWPRTVAAHILPNIWPTLVVNLALQFGLAVLAEAGLSYLGLGAPPPNASWGRMLQEAQATFTTAPAGALAPGILLVVLVVGVNLVADGLRDTLDPATRRRRT; encoded by the coding sequence ATGACCCTGCCGGCCGCCCCGCTCAAGGAGACGGAGCCCGCGGAGTCGGCGACGCCGGTCTCCCGCCGCCGCCGTTCCGCCACGCTGTTCGCGGGCTGCTCGCTGACGGCCCTGATCGTGCTGCTCGCCCTCGTCTCGCTCGTCTGGCTGCCCTACGACACCGACGACACCTCCGGCGGCCGGCTCGCGGGCCCCGGCGACGGGCACCTGCTCGGCACGGACAAGCTGGGCCGGGACCTGCTCACCCAGCTGATGACCGGCGCCCGTATCGCCGTGCAGGCGGGTCTCGGCTCGGTCGCCATCGCCGCGCTCGTCGGGGTCACCCTCGGGGTGCTCGCCGCGTTCGCGCAGGGGTGGCTCGACGACACCCTCGCCGCGTTCCTCGACATCCTCATCGCCTTCCCGACGCTGCTGCTCGCGATGCTCGTCGTGGCCGCCCGCTCGGCCACCCTCGGCTCCGCGATCCTCGCCATCGGTCTGGCGCAGAGCGCGGTGGTCGCCCGGCTCGTGCGGATCCTCGTCAAGCGGGTCCTGGCGCGGGACTACATCACCGCCGCCCGGACCTCGGGCACCTCCTGGCCGCGTACGGTCGCCGCGCACATCCTGCCGAACATCTGGCCCACCCTCGTGGTCAACCTGGCCCTGCAGTTCGGCCTCGCCGTGCTCGCCGAGGCCGGACTGTCCTACCTCGGCCTCGGCGCCCCGCCGCCCAACGCCTCCTGGGGCCGCATGCTCCAGGAGGCACAGGCCACCTTCACCACGGCACCCGCGGGCGCGCTGGCCCCCGGCATCCTGCTGGTCGTGCTCGTCGTCGGCGTCAACCTCGTCGCCGACGGACTGCGCGACACCCTCGACCCGGCCACGAGAAGGAGGCGGACATGA
- a CDS encoding ATP-binding cassette domain-containing protein — MTSPGTLLDVRGLTVRTDDGRTLVDDLSFTVGSGERLGLIGESGSGKSLTTLALLGLLPDGMTATGSVELAGTQIVGAPEKRLTAVRGRDAAVVFQEPLTALDPLMRMGRQIAEPLARRTGLKGRELRTAVTEALVRVRLPEPDRIARAFPHEISGGQRQRVALAMALACEPALLIADEPTTALDVSVQAEMLELLDTLVREREMAVLFVSHDLAVVAKVTDRVLVLKDGRAVEEGPVLDVVTAPKAEYTRALVAGARKLESALDLRSPR, encoded by the coding sequence ATGACCTCCCCCGGCACCCTCCTGGACGTACGCGGCCTGACCGTGCGCACCGACGACGGGCGCACCCTCGTCGACGACCTCTCCTTCACCGTCGGCAGCGGCGAACGGCTCGGTCTGATCGGCGAGTCCGGTTCCGGCAAGTCCCTGACCACGCTCGCCCTGCTCGGTCTGCTGCCCGACGGCATGACCGCCACCGGCAGCGTCGAACTGGCAGGCACCCAGATCGTCGGCGCCCCCGAGAAGCGTCTGACCGCCGTCCGCGGCCGGGACGCGGCCGTGGTCTTCCAGGAGCCCCTGACCGCTCTCGACCCGCTGATGCGGATGGGCCGCCAGATCGCCGAGCCGCTGGCCCGCAGGACCGGCCTCAAGGGCCGGGAGCTGCGCACCGCCGTCACCGAGGCGCTCGTACGGGTAAGGCTGCCCGAACCCGACCGGATCGCCCGCGCCTTCCCGCACGAGATCTCCGGCGGCCAGCGCCAGCGCGTCGCCCTCGCCATGGCACTGGCCTGCGAACCGGCTCTGCTGATCGCCGACGAACCCACCACCGCGCTCGACGTGTCCGTGCAGGCGGAGATGCTGGAACTGCTCGACACCCTCGTCCGCGAACGCGAGATGGCCGTGCTGTTCGTCAGCCACGACCTCGCGGTGGTCGCGAAGGTGACCGACCGGGTGCTGGTGCTGAAGGACGGACGGGCCGTCGAGGAGGGCCCCGTCCTGGACGTCGTCACCGCGCCGAAGGCCGAGTACACCCGGGCGCTGGTCGCAGGCGCCCGGAAACTGGAGTCCGCCCTGGACCTGAGGAGCCCGCGATGA
- a CDS encoding ABC transporter ATP-binding protein, producing MTPEPKPTDGARTAPVLELTDVAVRYRGAAADVVQGVSLAVEPGQSLALVGESGAGKTTLLRLLLGLARPTAGTVRFDGEPLAPRDRRQMRRFRRGVQCVFQDPYSSLDPSRRVAAIVAEPLRSLGLDSRATAAPKVAAALERVGLPADAASRYPHEFSGGQRQRIAIARAIVCDPRVLLADEPVSALDVTTRVKVVDLLAELKEERRLTLVMVSHDLSVVASLCERTAVLESGRLVEQGATDQVLGDPAHPYTRRLIDSVPRLPV from the coding sequence ATGACCCCCGAGCCGAAGCCGACGGACGGGGCGCGGACGGCACCCGTACTGGAGCTCACGGACGTGGCCGTACGCTATCGGGGCGCCGCCGCCGACGTCGTACAGGGCGTGTCCCTGGCCGTCGAGCCGGGGCAGTCGCTGGCCCTCGTGGGTGAGTCCGGCGCCGGGAAGACGACCCTGCTGCGGCTCCTGCTGGGACTGGCCCGTCCCACCGCCGGGACCGTCCGCTTCGACGGTGAGCCGCTCGCCCCGCGCGACCGGCGGCAGATGCGCCGCTTCCGGCGGGGCGTCCAGTGCGTGTTCCAGGACCCGTACTCCTCGCTCGACCCCAGCCGCCGCGTCGCCGCGATCGTCGCGGAGCCGCTGCGCTCCCTGGGGCTCGACTCCCGGGCGACCGCCGCGCCGAAGGTGGCCGCCGCGCTGGAGCGGGTCGGTCTTCCGGCGGACGCGGCCTCCCGCTATCCGCACGAGTTCTCCGGCGGCCAGCGTCAGCGCATCGCCATCGCCCGCGCCATCGTGTGCGACCCGCGCGTGCTGCTCGCCGACGAACCCGTCAGCGCCCTCGACGTCACCACCCGGGTCAAGGTCGTCGACCTGCTGGCCGAGCTGAAGGAGGAACGACGGCTGACCCTCGTCATGGTCTCCCACGACCTGTCGGTCGTCGCCTCCCTGTGCGAGCGCACGGCGGTACTGGAGAGCGGCCGGCTCGTCGAACAGGGCGCCACCGACCAGGTGTTGGGCGACCCGGCCCACCCGTACACCCGACGCCTGATCGACAGCGTGCCGCGGCTGCCGGTCTGA
- a CDS encoding cytochrome P450 produces the protein MSPIPLRGPLSHEEPAELYRQMRRKHGPVAPVLLDGDIPAWLVLGYRELHQVTSDPGLFSRDSELWNQWDNIPEDWPLAPVIGRKQPSILYTVGERHRTRSAMLSNALDGVDPSELRAHAEQFADELIDSFCAAGSGDLIGQYAKLLPARVLARIYGWNDTKATALVASLTDMIDAGDRALAGEQHLYTAAQQLVAEKRVEPGDDVASRILADRSGFSDEEIVQDIMILLSAGHQPTADWIGNSLHLMLTDARFAASLFGGRSSVTEAMNEVLWEDTPTQNMPGRYATRDTHLGGVRINTGDLLLLGLQAANSDPHIRADHTALTGGNNAHFSFSHGEHRCPFPAQEVAEVIARTGIEVVLDRLPDIDLAVPAESLKRRQSPWLRGLTALPVRFAPTPALGGTGA, from the coding sequence GTGAGTCCCATCCCCCTGCGCGGTCCGCTCTCGCACGAGGAACCGGCCGAGCTGTACCGGCAGATGCGGCGCAAGCACGGCCCGGTGGCACCGGTCCTCCTCGACGGAGACATCCCCGCCTGGCTGGTGCTCGGCTACCGTGAACTGCACCAGGTCACCAGCGACCCGGGCCTCTTCAGCCGGGACTCCGAGCTGTGGAACCAGTGGGACAACATTCCCGAGGACTGGCCCCTTGCACCGGTCATCGGGCGCAAGCAGCCGTCCATCCTCTACACCGTCGGCGAACGGCACCGCACCCGCTCGGCGATGCTGAGCAACGCCCTGGACGGCGTCGACCCCTCCGAACTGCGGGCGCACGCCGAGCAGTTCGCCGACGAGCTGATCGACTCCTTCTGCGCCGCCGGCAGCGGCGATCTGATCGGCCAGTACGCCAAGCTGCTCCCGGCCCGCGTCCTGGCCCGTATCTACGGCTGGAACGACACCAAGGCCACGGCACTGGTCGCCTCCCTCACCGACATGATCGACGCGGGGGACCGGGCGCTGGCGGGCGAGCAGCATCTGTACACCGCCGCCCAGCAGTTGGTGGCCGAGAAGCGCGTCGAGCCCGGCGACGACGTCGCCTCCCGGATCCTGGCCGACCGGAGCGGGTTCAGCGACGAGGAGATCGTCCAGGACATCATGATCCTGCTGTCGGCGGGCCATCAGCCCACCGCCGACTGGATCGGCAACTCCCTCCACCTCATGCTCACCGACGCCCGTTTCGCGGCTTCCCTCTTCGGGGGCCGGAGCAGTGTCACCGAGGCCATGAACGAGGTCCTGTGGGAGGACACCCCGACCCAGAACATGCCCGGCCGCTACGCCACCCGCGACACCCACCTCGGCGGCGTCCGCATCAACACCGGCGACCTGCTGCTCCTCGGACTCCAGGCCGCCAACTCGGACCCGCACATCCGCGCCGACCACACCGCTCTGACGGGCGGCAACAACGCGCACTTCTCCTTCAGTCACGGTGAACACCGCTGTCCCTTCCCCGCACAGGAGGTGGCGGAGGTCATCGCGCGGACGGGGATCGAGGTTGTCCTCGACCGGCTGCCCGACATCGACCTCGCCGTGCCGGCGGAGTCCCTGAAGCGCCGTCAGTCACCGTGGCTGCGCGGCCTCACCGCACTGCCCGTGCGGTTCGCCCCGACACCCGCCCTGGGCGGCACGGGCGCCTGA
- a CDS encoding GTP-binding protein yields the protein MDSEISRASAPLSASADNALKIVVVGGFGVGKTTLVRSVSEIRPLNTEETMTQAGADVDDLTGVGAKTATTVAFDFGRITLDARNVLYLFGAPGQQRFWFLWDRLFSGTLGAVVLVDTRRIDDSWYAIDRLEKHGTPFVVACNDFGGPAHSPERIRQALDLDEHVPLIGCDARSRESSKQVLITLVEYVHRLHSDHVRNSPQELV from the coding sequence TTGGACTCCGAAATCTCTAGAGCGAGCGCTCCCCTGAGCGCATCCGCCGACAACGCACTGAAGATCGTGGTCGTGGGCGGCTTCGGAGTGGGCAAGACCACCCTGGTGCGCTCGGTCAGCGAGATCCGCCCGCTGAACACCGAGGAGACGATGACGCAGGCGGGAGCGGACGTCGACGATCTCACCGGCGTCGGCGCCAAGACCGCGACCACCGTCGCCTTCGACTTCGGCCGCATCACCCTCGACGCCCGCAATGTGCTCTACCTGTTCGGGGCGCCCGGCCAGCAGCGCTTCTGGTTCCTGTGGGACCGCCTCTTCTCCGGGACCCTGGGAGCGGTCGTCCTCGTCGACACCCGGCGCATCGACGACTCCTGGTACGCGATCGACCGCCTGGAGAAGCACGGCACCCCGTTCGTCGTCGCCTGCAACGACTTCGGCGGGCCCGCGCACTCTCCCGAGCGGATCCGCCAGGCACTCGACCTGGACGAGCACGTCCCCCTGATCGGCTGCGACGCCCGTTCGCGCGAGTCCAGCAAGCAGGTCCTGATCACCCTGGTCGAGTACGTCCACCGACTGCACTCCGACCATGTCCGCAACTCGCCTCAGGAGCTGGTGTGA
- a CDS encoding DUF742 domain-containing protein, which translates to MTAYAGRPGRDDSPDRFYTLTSGRSRVGADSPLDLVTLVIAECDPVPGMQSEHAAILRMTERPTAVVEIAAELRLPVGITKILLSDLLAAGRVSARHPRRQQALLPDLDILEQVLVGLRNL; encoded by the coding sequence ATGACCGCGTACGCCGGCAGGCCGGGCAGGGACGACTCCCCCGACCGGTTCTACACCCTGACCTCGGGGCGCAGCCGGGTCGGCGCGGACAGCCCTCTGGACCTGGTGACCCTCGTCATCGCCGAGTGCGACCCCGTGCCCGGCATGCAGTCCGAGCACGCGGCGATCCTGCGGATGACCGAACGCCCCACCGCGGTCGTGGAGATCGCCGCCGAACTGCGGCTGCCGGTCGGCATCACCAAGATCCTGCTGTCCGACCTCCTGGCCGCGGGCCGTGTCAGCGCCCGTCACCCCCGTCGGCAGCAGGCCCTACTACCCGACCTCGACATCCTGGAGCAGGTGCTCGTTGGACTCCGAAATCTCTAG
- a CDS encoding roadblock/LC7 domain-containing protein, protein MTGTTTADDKLTWLIEGLLKRTPGARHALVLSRDGLKLCRTPELSADQADQLAAIAAGIQSLSHGASVEFGDGTGGVRTAMAEFYGGVLFIVEAGQGAHLAVVTDEDADAGLIGHNMSELIEQLGEHLTAPPRAS, encoded by the coding sequence ATGACCGGCACGACGACCGCCGACGACAAACTCACGTGGCTCATCGAGGGCCTGCTCAAGCGCACCCCGGGCGCACGGCACGCGCTCGTGCTCTCCCGTGACGGCCTGAAACTGTGCCGCACCCCGGAGCTCTCCGCGGACCAGGCCGACCAGCTCGCCGCGATAGCCGCCGGCATCCAGTCCCTGTCGCACGGCGCGTCGGTGGAGTTCGGCGACGGCACCGGCGGCGTCCGTACGGCCATGGCCGAGTTCTACGGCGGAGTGCTGTTCATCGTCGAGGCGGGTCAGGGCGCGCATCTGGCCGTCGTCACGGACGAGGACGCCGACGCGGGCCTCATCGGACACAACATGAGCGAGCTGATCGAGCAGCTCGGCGAACACCTGACGGCCCCGCCCCGGGCCTCATGA